The Pagrus major chromosome 5, Pma_NU_1.0 genomic sequence TCCAAGTGCTCGaactggagaagaaatttaaccACCAGAAATACCTGTCTGCCCCAGAGAGGGCTCACCTGGCCAGCACCTTAAGACTCACCGAGACCCAAGTGAAAATCTGGTTTCAGAACCGGAGGTACAAGACGAAACGAAAGCAGCAAGCATCAGAGTTCTGTAAGGACGTGTACAAATCAGAGGGACTTGGGCTGAGAGAGGATTTGGTCAGATCGTCACTGATCACCTCCTTCTGTAAAGCTTATCAATACAGACCCTACCTGTGGGACTACAGCGGCCCCTGGGCGCCAACGTTATGGTGAAACTGACATGATGTTTGAATTTATAAAGTATATGTTTAGTATCCTTGATATTAAGGCTCTATGTTGACTATCAAAGCTGATTTCTTTGTTATTTGACGCTGATTTTAAAACTCATGTGTTACCATCTCAATGAACACATTGCTCATGAACACattctgttatttttcatgctttaagaaaaaaatgatgctGTAAAAAATCATATAAATCTTGTGGTAATGGACATGATGAAGTCAGCTGTAGCATTgttgattaattcattattaaattaattttgataCACTCTACTTTTCTTtaaatctctgtgtgaaaattaCACTTGCAGCCAACTTTAAAAAGTGTGTTGTGAAAAATAACagtacaacaaaatgtaaagaaagtgGGGAAACTCTCAGTCTGTTAGTTGGGCATAAACTACATGCTAAGAGTGACACTCTTCATGTTGTTCTTTTCTACTGGAGACATTTAAACTATCCGTGTGGAGTTAAACTCCGATAAAACAGCATAAGAAGATAAGACTAGACGGAGATGCGGGTGATGTTGTAAATGAGGGCTGAAGAATGAGATCTGATTTCTTAAAGAGCCGCTGACCTGATGAAAACATGGAGATAAACTGCTCTTTAGGTGACTTCATGATTGAGGACAGCTACAGCAGGAAACTAAGAAACCGCAATTTGTCGTGTGAGATCTTTTGAggaatttagtttaaaatgagtCAGTGTGGCAGTCAAAGAAAAATTATAAACAGATGAGTTCATAGAGATAATAGTGTTTTAGACAAATCATGATCCAAATGTGAAAACTGGATGACTGAAGCAGTAAAAAGTAATAAGATGCAACAGAGAAGAAtaatcagaaaagaaacaaacaacataatgaAGTTTTACAGCAAGTACTGCAGGAACACATGGAATAAAAAGACTGTGTTGTCTTAAAGGCCAAGTTTAACTAGAAGATGCCAGTTTTGTTTGTGGCGCTGTGGCATGAAACAATAAGGCCCTCATGTGGCTCATGCATGTGATTATTATAGTAACACGACCTGTTTGTTGACATGAGTACCCTGAGTGAGGCCAACTGAGAGTAAAAGAAGGTGATGGGGTAAGAAATTGGAATACCATCTAACACCGTTACACAAGGCTCAGTGGCTGGTGttgtttattcatgaaaataacctaacatttttgaattacataaaaaataatgtatgtaATCCAAATACTTTTGACTTGAGGATTTTCTATTAGACCCTCTGAAAACCATTTCAGTGATTCCATTGTCAAACTTAGTGGGAAAATGTGATCACAGctacattttgttcattttattatattatatggTTGCATACTACAGTTGATGCAACATAAAGGTCCAACGTGCAGGATTCAGGGGGATATCTTGGCAGAAATGGAACATTAtattcattaaaattaaatcagTTAACTTCCACGGAGTCTgtcatgttgcactgccatgttttcTCCCAGAACCAATAAACCAAACACCGGttctagagagggccttttgcatttttcctCATGTTTAGGGGCCACTGTAGTTTCTCTAATATGCTTGGTTGCAATCTGAAATCTCACTGCCACCATGAACGGTAGGAGCAGTATATGTTCAGTAAAGGGATGTGACAGGGTCAGGAGTCAGTAAGCACCGGAGAACAACTACGTTCACAGCTCAGCCGGTTGTCTACACGAAAGTGTGCTTCAAAAAGCAAATATATCTCTGgcctaaatcctacacacttgcccttttaaatgtgctgcaagatacatgcttttttttttacatcaaatCTTGAATGTAAGATGTAAACGAAAAGATTCTAGTTTCAGATATTGGAGTAAGCAAAATGATCAACTGTCCTGACAATGAATCACTGTAAATGGCTTCTTCCATAAATATTCTGTCTACCATGCTATAAAAAGTGTAGCTAGACATAGTTTTAAATGCACTGAAACCttcaaatgcaaacaaattATGAAGGTATGTCTACATGTATTGCAGGCTTTATACATCTTTTACTCTGACTTGTTTACTGCACCTATGGGCTCATTACTTGAGGCTGTATAATCTGGTCCCATCATAGTTGCATATAACCTAAAAAAGGGTAGATCAACCACCTGCTGGTATGTCCTGGGTATCAACCAGGTAGATATGGAATGCATGTTGTTATCTTCCAGTGTACTGATAGTATCCATGCCTTGAATATAGAAGTCGTCTCTATCTGTTGTCACATGGCCTCCTGTACAGTAAGAAGTATGCTGCCCTGCCCTTCACAGCTGAGGTCACTGCCTCCTTCATCACGAGGCTCAGCCTTCTGGGCCAACAGCGTTTGATTGTGATGTATCTGCTGACATGAGTAATTTTCTCCATTATAAAAGCTATGAATAATAACAATCATTTAAGTCTTCACACGTGCTGCTGCAGATTAAACAACAATGTTTTTGCTCTCAGTGGACAGCCTTACCTTCCACTGATATGCGACGTTCTTGCAGCATTACCATTTTCAGAATccaatatataaatattcaaaCATAATGGCAAGACACAGCTCGTCCAGCCTAATCCAAGTCTGATGAAGACCCGAGATTCTGTGCTAGAGCTGTATAGGATCTTTGTGTTTAGCCAATAACTTTAGAGCTGATGTTAACAACACCTTACTGTTGCTTCTTGTACTTTTACAAAGGGATGTAAGCCAGCCgatacataaaaaatgaaaaaaatgaaatacttttaatagaaaaataataagACATAGTCAATCAAAAAGATTCAGCAGTATTTCCACAGGCTATGTAAACTTAACTACTAAGAGTTAGTAGTTTAGTTTACATAGCCTGTGGAAacactgttgactttttttgACGATGACCCCTGGGATTTTAATTAAGTCTCAATCTGTCATCAAACACATGCATGATTCATAAAGTACCAACTGGTGGATAAACTAAACAGATGTGTACACCTTTAGCCAGACAAGGAACTAGTCCATGATTGAATCATGTGTTTCAGCATTTATTTGGATcttgtagaaaataaaaataaataaaaataaaacagttttcaaCACATATCTTGAAGCATGTCACTGTGTCAGTCGCCAgataaaatgtttctgcaaagcaCTGATGCATTCACATTTGTGCATGTCATAAACTACCTTTCATGCTGACATTTCTAAAAATGTCTTGTATCACATTCATGTTCATGacctgacttttattttggaaggtGGGGGTGGTGGCTGTGGAGAGAACCAGTGACCCAGAACAGGGCCGAACAGAGCTGATAAGATGGCCTGCAGGATTGACTGTAGAGCTTTACATATCTAAGAAGGGTAAGTTTGTAGTAATATAACCAAAGTGTGAGCCGAGGACTGATGGAATTGATAGGAGGGAAGATTTAAGAGCTCTCACGCCACCTGAAACCTGTCTGACTTGTACAAGCCAACAAGTGCCAAGAGattatcttattatttatttatttgtatccTTACTGAGGATGTACTGTACTTACTGTTTTTAGGAGATCATTCCTCACATTTTTTGGAACTGTTCTGTGGAGTTTTCATCTCAGCTGTCCTTTCCAGAGATTTCATTTGAGAAAAACCTTCCTGTTCAAGCAAGTGTCATTCTATTTATGAATCAACTTGTAAAACACGGAAGAagttgaaacactgtggtgtATCTTACCTTACTTAAATCTTGATGATTTCCTCAAGCTTAAGTGAGTTCTTATCTACTGCGCCATTCATTCTGGGCCCTTGGAGTAAACAGGTAATTAGACATGAAGAGGGCAGATAGCATCTGTTTTGACGGCACTGAAAATCTGACAGTCTCTCTCAGCGTCTCTCAGAGTCTTTCTACAAACACGTTCATCAGATAAAGGAGCCAGTTGAAGGGTGACACTGAAGGTTATGGAAGAACTACTATTTTCTGCACTTGCCATTGTCATACCTGCACTTCCGCAGGCTCAGGGAGACACGGTACAttgattcacaaacacaggagactTAAAAACACCATCctcttgtctgttttcatccctGCACATGGACTCTAAATCTGTCTCTGCAGCACCTGGATTAACTGGATTTGGCAGGTAGATGATGAAAAGAAGTGAGGAGGGGCATAATTTAACTGCCTTATCTCCTCCTCTATGTACTCTGATTATAGTTTTTGCATAGCTACATAAAGATTTTCTGGGATTATAGCATAAAGCAGGTTTAAATGCCAATAAGTCTGAAGGGGTTATCTTCTTTGTCTATATATTTAGGGATCTGATTGTGAGGTGCAGTGAGCAGTGTGGTCGTGTAGCCGTCGTCGTGCTCTTCAAGGTGGCCAATGATGCTTTGAAAAACAAGCAGATCTTCATAACAGATGAGGGAAAAACCAAACCCCGACCACAAAGACAGCCTTTGTCGGTGCTCCAATATGCCGTGACTGTCTGACAAACTTGTTGGAGTTGATAAGGAGGCTTAAAACAGCCCTGATCttcttgttcttttctttttttcacatgggAATTCACTCATAAACTTCCTCGGATAGTGTAACTGGATCCCTCATGTTACGGTACCAGTAGAGCAGTTTGTCCTTCTTCTTCCATCATCTGCATCCAACTCAACCCGATGGTTAAGTTTGATTGTGTGGCTGCaaacagtgtgtatgtgagagagagagtgaaataaACAAGGggaagacaggcagacagagagagaagagtagTTTTCCAGTGTTCTTATCTGTGGGATAAAGATATAAAGTAGTGGGACAGTTTACTGCAGATTAAAGTGATTATGACAAGGACGGAGGACATGGGCTGAGGGGGCCGCTCATTGTGTGCTTCAGATAAACAAGCTGCTCGTGGACAAGGGCGAAAACTAAACACATCAGGGACGACGACGTTACAGCACAAGTGTACGTGTCCTGAGGCATGTAGGTTGGGAATAAAGCTCTGCACTGTCTGCATCTCGATACcaaatcttgtttttctgtcattacatactgtattgtGTGCAGGACATTCATTTGGATTACAGTATTTATCTTTATATAAACAgtagaagaaagaaagaaactgtgTAATcaagaaggggggaaaaaactcaAGTACGCATTTAGTCCTGTACTTTCAATGCAGTGTTGAGATATTCATGTTTGTAATCAAGATGTTGTCCTCAAATGTACCAATTTACAGATGATCTATCTATACGTACAGAGTATTCACAGCCTCACCTTTGACCGAGGAAGAGAATGTGATGTTGAATCCTCATCATGTCCATGTagaataaatgaaatatcaTGGTCTTTGCaatcaaacactgaaacactcacacactctttgATAACTTTTGAGGTGTAGTCTGTTGTGTCCTTGTAATGCAAGCTGTAATTGGTATTTTATTCAGAGTACAGTATATAAGGGAAACTTGAGGTGAATCCAGGTGAAAGATATTTATTACTTCTGtgattttcctcattaaatgatgatgagatgtagagggaggagcagaggaccTCCTACACTGCAGCACCGCAGCAGAAAATCAACATACGAACTTAAAATCATCTCATGTGTAataaatattctttaaaaaaaaaaaaagacctggaCATCAGTGTTGGCACAGTAATTTTAACTCTTTCatgcatgaattattaaattaaatctttttttcaatgtgttatGCACTAAAGGGTATAATCTGTAGACTCATGTATCTCATTTTTCAAGTATGAATTATATCATTAAGCAGAACTTTTTtacctgtctggttttctgagaataagAGGATTTAACAGTTATTCCTGAATCACTCTTTATACAGTTGGTGAATGGTACTTGGTGCTTCTCGTCTTCCCTCTGCCACTGTGAATTCATGATGCCATGTGTCCAAATGACAAAAAGATACAAGGATAATGATCAACTGGAATTGTGGGCAAGGCTTTGCAGATTCACCACCTGGTGACTGAGACATGGTGCTCCAacttaaatggttaaaaatggctTCCAAATATCTGGACACAGAAGTGGACACCATGCATTAAAGGGTTACATTTTAGCTAGACTTCTTCAAAAACCCAGAAAAACTGAAATGCTTCTTTCTATGAGACAAAACTCTGAGTATTGTGACATCATCAAGTACCTGAGTAGTGAGAGGtggatccaaacacagacaATGTGTCAACATCCTCTCTGCCTTTGAGGACTGATCACCATCTGTGAGATGAAAACTCTTTAACTGGTACTATATCGCCCTCTACTGGAAACTATTGCAGGATAACATACCTTggtttacatttatttcaaagaTACAGTATGAGACATTTTCTCATCTCCTACTACTGGCAGTTAGCTATGCAGATTTAGATATGCACATCCAGTTTTGTTTTAAGACACTGGTCTTTGTGATGCCCCCCCCAATAAAGCTGAGGTGAATGGATTTTGGCTTTGTGCTCACAGCACTGAAAAATGATATCTGAAACgacaacaacattttattctgccgattgggttgCTAATTTTCCTTGTTCGGGTAGaattattacatatttacaCTTGAAAGGgggtcatttaaaaaaaaaaaaaaaaagccctatTAAAATACTAACTTCACTTACATCAATTTAAAACTCCTGGTGATTGTATTTTAATGCAGAGAGcctaataacaaacaaacatggagcattaaagcaaatatttagttcagaaacaaaacaaaaacacagcatttcTCACTTGCATGTTTATTTCAGCTCCAGTGTTACATACTGTAGCAGCATCATCACAATCATTTCATATTTGCATGGACAAACTTCCAAGCATTCTTGTTCTGGAGATGGcacacaagaaacaaaacacccCGACTCCATCATTTCCATCATTTGTGCGTATATAGCGtaaaaatatttacatcatGGAACAACCCAAATTTAATATCAGCCCTCCTGTCTTCTCCTTTAAATGTGATCATCTATTAGAAACTACTTTGACACATTTAAAGTACTTGGACACAGTTGTTGCAACATTAGGATTCACCATCATGAATCGCCACATTAAGAGGAATGAAGGTGGAGTGCAGGCAGTGTTGCATTGtcataatgcaaaaaaaacaaaaactattctGACTGACTTCATTTCACTTTTGTTAATCATGTGATTAACTTACAATCAGAGGAGTTTTGTCAGTGGATCCAACTAACACAATGTGGGCTACAGACTAATCTAACTGTGAAACAGATGTATAAATCAATGCCAATTCTGCCATATTAATATTCAAGCATTTTATCCATTCATGTAAAGTCCATATTGCATTCAATATAACTAACTTATATCGCCTAAAGCAACTGATCAGTAAATATAAACTGGgttacattttccaaaatataCATAATAACAGACATGTTCCACTTTTAACTGCTTTAGTTCAAGTACTTTAGTCGTCAATGAAACATTTTGGAGGAGCGAATAAAAATGCTGAGGCAGCAAATATTTTCCTGACACATTAAgcttcaaacacaaacaggaaataagcCTCAAGCGCTAAATGAGAAATTCAAAGAATTCAAGTGATTAGGCAGTTTAACGAGTGGAAACTGTGGGGCCAAAAGGTGGAATGACAACTCACAGCAGGCGGGCAAACAGCGTCATAATTACAGGTTAAAAGTTAGATGCATAGAGTAGAATGCATGTCTTTGGTATATTAATAATTACCCTAAAATACAAGCATAATGAATGTGTTGCTCAAGGGTTTGTGAGACTGCTGGAATCCAACGAACTCTCTGAACTTTAccaaagggtaaaaaaaaaacctccataattaaaaacaaataaatctggCTGCTTGCTGGATTACATCAATATCTGGAGGAATGTCTTGACTTCTGAATGGAAAATAGGCAAgaggctggaggctggagggAGCAGTGAGCACACAGGAAACGTGTAACGACAACAGGACGAGTGAGAATAAAAGAAATCACACTGCCTGCTCACCAGCTGCTTTGAACAGGCTTTCACTGGTCTCATGGTGAAGAAGAGTGCAAGACCACTggtcagtttaaaaaataattaaagttatGTTACATTGCATCACAGAAAGTCTGTTTCATCCAAACTTATACTCTGAAAATATTGtttatacacaatatatatatatatatatatgtacatacacatatacacatatacatacacacacactataacCTTCAGGTTGAAGTTCAGTAtgacacacattaaacaaaccACTTGCAAGCTAAACATCACACCAGTACAAATGTACATGAAGGTTGAGATATGGTCACCCTCTCAAGTAACAGCCTTTTCTGAGATCCGTCTTTGGACCTGCACATTGAAGGTTCTCAAAAATAGTCACCCACAAttatatattcatgtttttaagctGCCTTCTTTCTGCAACAGGTGTGGTTCTTTAAGTTATTGGACTCTTACAGAGTGCCGCAGGAACTAGTCCTACAACCTGGAGATAAGTTACCATACTTGACCTACCCTCGTCTTCGTCAgtcagtggggttttttttggttgaatgcccgaaataaggtctgtggttaacacaagatTAAGAGATTTTAAGGTTTTGCTCGATGACACATCAGTAAATACCCCACATTTGAATTATAAAGCgtttacgtgtcttaaaaaaggCGGTTGccaacaagtggctaaatgagactacaaaggttgtctttacaggccgactttagttgcAGAATATTCTTACTCTAACTTCACAGCTCATAGATTGGTCAACTTATTGTAAAGAGTGTATAAAATAGTGTAGTAAGATGCTTAATGGTGGTTGACATTGAAGTCATGTGAACAAGGTTTTTACTTCCGGCAACTTCgtttacgcttcaaaaatcgTAAAAGTGGTGTTCCTCTGTGAAGACTATCttactgaacaaaacatgtaagtatcataaacttgtgt encodes the following:
- the nkx3-1 gene encoding homeobox protein Nkx-3.1, with the translated sequence MEMSDAVKPLTSFLIEDILSIKDSRRFNAKCCLGKMERCSQWKEECLSEQLCPEETAFGVQTESLDASCSSSSESNNSSSTGKQKRSRAAFTHLQVLELEKKFNHQKYLSAPERAHLASTLRLTETQVKIWFQNRRYKTKRKQQASEFCKDVYKSEGLGLREDLVRSSLITSFCKAYQYRPYLWDYSGPWAPTLW